Proteins encoded within one genomic window of Candidatus Latescibacter sp.:
- the lepB gene encoding signal peptidase I, with protein MNSSEKNTNNKNYKGFHKFRKDWIEPLLIAVILVTIIKMFFFQNFKIPSSSMEDTLLVGDYLFAVKFLYGTKIPFTHKVIWKIRDPRPDDIIVFKSVEEKKDLIKRCIAVGGQTVEIRNAQVFVEGVLKPLPKHAKITDLRVIPEGAEMGQRDNIRPFKVPDGKLFMMGDNRDNSYDSRFWGFLPMENVKGKALFLYWSWDNTVPFYNLIYKVRWNRLLTQIR; from the coding sequence TTGAATTCTTCGGAAAAAAACACCAATAACAAGAATTACAAAGGATTCCATAAATTTCGCAAGGACTGGATAGAACCTTTATTGATTGCTGTAATTCTAGTGACTATTATAAAAATGTTTTTTTTCCAGAATTTTAAAATTCCTTCCAGTTCCATGGAAGATACTCTTCTTGTCGGCGATTATCTGTTTGCGGTAAAGTTTCTTTACGGCACCAAAATCCCATTTACTCATAAAGTAATATGGAAGATAAGGGATCCCCGGCCCGATGATATTATCGTCTTCAAATCGGTCGAAGAAAAGAAAGACTTGATTAAACGATGTATCGCAGTCGGCGGCCAGACTGTAGAAATTCGCAACGCCCAGGTGTTTGTCGAAGGTGTTTTGAAGCCCCTGCCCAAACATGCCAAGATAACCGATTTACGGGTCATACCGGAGGGGGCTGAGATGGGCCAGCGCGATAATATACGGCCATTCAAAGTTCCCGATGGAAAACTCTTCATGATGGGGGATAACCGTGATAATTCCTACGATTCCCGCTTCTGGGGCTTCCTGCCGATGGAGAATGTCAAGGGGAAAGCGCTCTTTTTGTATTGGAGCTGGGATAATACTGTACCGTTCTATAATCTGATTTATAAAGTCCGCTGGAATCGACTTCTTACACAAATAAGGTGA
- the hemW gene encoding radical SAM family heme chaperone HemW has translation MKYGLYIHLPFCRRKCPYCSFMSITHAEAMMESYADAVFTEINLRSTGIFSDIPQTLYIGGGTPSMVPASCIERMLRDVPLRDTAECSVEANPDSLSEMWLERLLRIGINRISIGIQSLDDAILSQLGRLHTVRQAVGSVAMARRTGFRNLSVDLMFGVPGQTMHMWEDSLKRICELEVEHVSCYSLSMEEDTRFYTLALEDKLSLPDPEETSDMYLLATDTLTSNGFSQYEISNFARPEFECIHNRGYWNFTPYLGIGASAHSFDGDIRRWNVSDPAEYVERCASGIDPVLGFEVIDSRKRVLEQLMLSLRVGVLKVSDIISDTLIDRHAFNEKVDMMVKSGFMERDCGGNVRLTVSGKVIADEILSEIAADLY, from the coding sequence ATGAAGTACGGCCTCTATATTCACCTCCCTTTCTGCCGGCGGAAATGCCCCTATTGCAGTTTCATGAGTATTACCCATGCTGAAGCGATGATGGAATCGTATGCGGATGCGGTATTTACTGAAATAAACCTCCGCAGCACCGGCATTTTTTCCGATATTCCGCAAACGCTCTATATCGGCGGAGGGACACCCTCGATGGTTCCTGCGAGCTGTATCGAGCGGATGCTGCGCGATGTTCCGTTAAGGGATACTGCGGAATGCTCGGTGGAAGCGAATCCCGATTCTCTTTCGGAAATGTGGCTTGAAAGGTTGCTCCGCATAGGAATCAACCGGATAAGCATCGGTATTCAGTCACTTGATGACGCTATCCTTAGCCAGCTTGGAAGGCTGCATACCGTAAGGCAGGCTGTAGGGTCTGTCGCCATGGCTCGACGGACTGGTTTCCGTAACCTATCTGTCGATCTGATGTTTGGAGTACCGGGACAAACAATGCATATGTGGGAGGATTCGCTAAAACGGATATGTGAGCTGGAGGTTGAACACGTTTCCTGTTACAGCCTCAGCATGGAAGAGGACACGCGGTTTTATACCCTGGCGCTTGAAGATAAACTTTCTCTGCCCGATCCGGAGGAAACCTCGGACATGTATCTGCTCGCCACGGATACGTTGACGAGTAATGGATTTAGCCAGTATGAGATATCGAATTTTGCCCGCCCGGAATTCGAGTGCATTCACAACCGGGGATACTGGAATTTCACCCCTTACCTGGGCATCGGCGCATCTGCACACTCATTCGATGGAGATATCCGGCGCTGGAATGTTTCCGATCCGGCGGAGTATGTGGAACGCTGCGCCTCCGGAATTGACCCTGTGCTGGGTTTCGAAGTGATTGACAGCCGGAAGAGGGTGCTGGAACAGCTCATGCTTTCGTTGAGGGTCGGCGTATTGAAGGTAAGCGACATCATCAGCGATACCCTGATCGACCGTCATGCTTTTAATGAAAAAGTGGATATGATGGTAAAAAGCGGTTTTATGGAACGCGACTGTGGGGGAAATGTTCGATTAACCGTCAGCGGTAAAGTGATCGCTGATGAAATTCTTTCTGAAATTGCGGCGGATTTATACTGA
- the lepB gene encoding signal peptidase I — protein sequence MDLKELSAIPQKSGGFNQIRRDWIEPILIAFLLAALIRTFIIQPFKIPSGSMEDTLMVGDQLVAVKFLYGIKIPFTNKIVMKIRDPKPGDVIVFKYPEDPSKDFIKRCIAVGGQTVEIRNKEIFVDGVLQKLPAHAKFIDPSILPAQFNKRDNFPLTRVPPGMVFMMGDNRDNSNDSRFWGFVPKENIRGKAEFLYWSWNQDTPLYDVAHRIRWDRLFAMIR from the coding sequence GTGGATTTAAAGGAATTATCCGCCATCCCACAAAAATCAGGCGGTTTTAACCAAATACGCAGAGATTGGATAGAGCCTATCCTAATTGCGTTTCTTCTGGCGGCGCTGATCAGGACATTCATTATTCAGCCTTTCAAGATACCGTCCGGCTCGATGGAAGATACTCTTATGGTAGGAGACCAGCTGGTAGCGGTCAAATTTCTCTACGGTATCAAAATACCGTTCACCAATAAAATTGTTATGAAAATTCGGGACCCCAAACCCGGGGATGTCATTGTTTTCAAATATCCCGAGGATCCCTCCAAAGATTTCATTAAACGATGTATTGCGGTAGGCGGACAGACTGTGGAAATCCGCAACAAGGAGATATTTGTTGACGGTGTTTTGCAGAAACTGCCCGCGCACGCCAAATTTATTGATCCCAGTATCTTGCCTGCACAGTTTAACAAGCGGGACAATTTTCCCTTAACCAGGGTTCCTCCCGGAATGGTGTTCATGATGGGAGATAATCGGGACAACTCCAATGATTCCAGATTCTGGGGCTTTGTACCGAAAGAGAATATAAGAGGAAAGGCTGAGTTCCTCTACTGGAGCTGGAACCAGGATACTCCTCTTTATGATGTTGCACACCGGATTCGCTGGGACAGATTGTTTGCCATGATCCGTTAG
- the nusA gene encoding transcription termination factor NusA, with translation MKGAEITQRYDILEAIGQIARDKNVNRELIAETIKAGLLSAAKKRFGNSDNILVNIDLNTGAISMEAEWDVVKEVEDSTHELTLKDAKKLDSSAKIGQKVRETLRFEEFGRHAIHSAKQSLIQKVKEAERDRVYEDYRQRINEVVTGNVQQVMHGDIYVNLGRAEAIVPQKYQIRRERYHQGNTIRAIIADVKRDAKGPQIILSRTDPKLLAKLFEIEVPEIYEGVVEIKGVARKAGERSKIAVYSTDPHVDPVGACVGIKGSRVQGIVKELSNERIDIIQYSDDISTYLARALSPAVAKRVDVDRVNGKLTAVVDDDQLSLAIGKGGINAELASQLTGLNVEIISQSQFLQRESEKTKEAGLLIDLEGLGEKTVYNLNNHGIKTIRDLAAADESFLVQIPGIGPKTAEKFITMAKKYMNERTKRTARAGM, from the coding sequence ATGAAGGGCGCCGAAATTACACAAAGATATGATATACTGGAAGCGATCGGACAAATAGCGCGTGACAAGAATGTAAATCGCGAGCTTATTGCCGAAACGATCAAAGCAGGCCTTCTCAGCGCCGCTAAAAAGCGTTTTGGAAATTCCGACAACATTCTGGTAAATATTGATTTAAATACGGGTGCGATTTCGATGGAAGCCGAGTGGGACGTAGTCAAGGAAGTTGAAGACTCCACGCACGAGCTGACCCTGAAGGATGCAAAAAAGCTTGATTCATCGGCAAAAATCGGCCAAAAAGTCCGTGAAACGCTCCGTTTCGAAGAATTCGGCAGGCATGCCATCCATTCGGCCAAACAGAGCCTCATTCAGAAGGTCAAGGAAGCCGAGCGTGACCGTGTGTACGAGGACTACCGTCAGAGAATAAATGAAGTGGTTACCGGCAACGTACAGCAGGTTATGCACGGTGATATTTATGTAAATCTTGGCCGCGCTGAAGCCATTGTACCCCAGAAGTATCAGATTCGCCGTGAGCGATACCACCAGGGTAATACTATACGCGCCATTATTGCAGATGTAAAACGCGATGCCAAGGGGCCGCAGATTATCCTTTCCCGTACCGATCCGAAATTATTGGCCAAACTGTTCGAAATTGAAGTTCCTGAAATATATGAGGGCGTGGTGGAGATCAAAGGGGTGGCCAGGAAGGCCGGTGAACGTTCCAAGATAGCGGTTTACTCAACCGATCCGCATGTTGATCCGGTGGGAGCATGTGTGGGAATCAAGGGTTCACGGGTACAGGGCATTGTGAAAGAGCTAAGCAATGAACGTATCGATATCATTCAATACAGCGATGACATTTCAACGTATCTGGCACGGGCGCTGAGCCCGGCAGTCGCCAAGAGAGTAGACGTTGATCGTGTTAATGGGAAACTGACTGCGGTGGTTGATGATGACCAGCTTTCACTCGCCATAGGCAAAGGCGGAATAAACGCTGAATTGGCCAGTCAGCTTACCGGATTGAATGTCGAAATCATCAGTCAGAGCCAGTTCCTCCAGCGTGAATCCGAAAAAACCAAAGAAGCCGGCTTACTGATCGACCTTGAAGGTTTGGGTGAAAAGACTGTCTACAATCTGAACAATCATGGTATAAAAACGATAAGAGATCTTGCCGCCGCTGATGAGAGCTTCCTGGTGCAGATACCGGGTATAGGCCCCAAAACCGCCGAAAAATTTATTACCATGGCGAAAAAATATATGAATGAGCGAACCAAACGGACCGCGCGAGCCGGTATGTAG